The Deltaproteobacteria bacterium genome has a window encoding:
- a CDS encoding metallophosphoesterase: MRLGIISDIHGNLEAFKQVLADIDQSEVDDVACLGDNIGYGPESEEVVKLIRKRNIPSIMGNHELVIVDPKYLVEMNPVARRSSALTLDLLSSDTIDYIHGLRPSMIFHGALCVHGCPPDSITTYLIELSNRQLRGLFLAMKEKICFAGHTHLLEAITFHRGEVRRVPLGKGSATLQAGQQHIINVGSVGQPRDGNNNAKYVIWDTCARKIEVRFIPYNIAKTANKILELGFPDYNATRLW; the protein is encoded by the coding sequence ATGAGGCTCGGTATAATCTCCGATATTCACGGAAACCTTGAGGCATTCAAACAAGTTTTAGCAGACATTGATCAGTCTGAAGTAGACGACGTGGCATGTCTGGGCGACAATATCGGCTACGGCCCCGAGTCGGAGGAGGTCGTCAAGCTGATTCGGAAGCGAAATATCCCCTCCATCATGGGGAACCACGAACTGGTCATCGTCGATCCGAAATACTTGGTTGAGATGAATCCCGTGGCCAGAAGATCCTCAGCCCTGACTCTTGATCTCCTTTCCTCTGATACCATTGATTATATCCATGGGTTAAGACCATCCATGATCTTTCATGGGGCTTTATGCGTACACGGCTGTCCCCCCGACTCTATTACCACTTATCTGATTGAACTCTCCAATCGGCAACTCAGGGGACTCTTTCTGGCAATGAAAGAAAAGATATGCTTTGCGGGACACACCCACCTCTTGGAGGCTATCACCTTTCATAGAGGCGAGGTGAGACGAGTCCCCTTAGGAAAAGGTTCTGCTACCCTTCAAGCAGGGCAACAACACATTATCAACGTAGGAAGCGTCGGGCAGCCCAGGGATGGAAATAACAACGCAAAGTATGTTATTTGGGATACCTGCGCCCGGAAGATCGAGGTGAGGTTTATTCCTTACAATATTGCTAAAACGGCAAATAAGATTCTTGAACTCGGCTTTCCGGATTATAATGCGACACGTCTCTGGTAG
- a CDS encoding VOC family protein, giving the protein MVKYTGINHLAMATRDIDATIRFWRDLLGMRLVAGLGRPGYRHYFFEISEHDMIAFFEWPEVDKAREKDHGVPVRGPFVFDHVSFEVSNEEDLWELKDRLEASDIWVSEVINHGFIHSIYSFDPNNIAIEFSATVTDVDIRKHPKMRDKNPTPVAREGPESQPGHWPEKTKPTPPEERMVYPGEGMVLVEDDDTGKNDNTRR; this is encoded by the coding sequence ATGGTAAAATACACTGGCATTAACCACCTGGCAATGGCAACCAGAGACATAGATGCGACCATCCGCTTCTGGCGTGATCTGCTCGGCATGCGCCTCGTAGCGGGTCTTGGACGGCCCGGATACAGGCACTATTTTTTTGAAATATCAGAGCACGACATGATCGCCTTTTTTGAGTGGCCGGAAGTAGATAAGGCCCGGGAAAAGGATCACGGCGTACCGGTCAGGGGTCCCTTTGTCTTCGACCATGTCTCATTCGAGGTAAGCAATGAGGAAGACCTCTGGGAGCTGAAAGACCGACTGGAAGCCTCTGACATCTGGGTCTCCGAGGTCATTAATCATGGATTCATCCACTCAATCTATAGCTTCGATCCCAACAACATCGCCATCGAGTTCAGCGCCACCGTAACGGATGTAGATATCAGGAAACACCCCAAGATGAGAGACAAGAATCCCACCCCTGTCGCCCGGGAAGGGCCCGAGTCTCAACCCGGACATTGGCCTGAAAAGACAAAACCCACGCCGCCCGAGGAGCGTATGGTCTATCCCGGAGAGGGGATGGTTCTGGTGGAAGATGACGACACAGGGAAAAACGATAATACCCGGCGATAA
- a CDS encoding NAD(P)/FAD-dependent oxidoreductase: MSKQWDGIIVGAGVGGLSVAARLVKAGLRVLVLEKSLHPGGTAYAYTRKGFTFPMGPLGFSTPGLVRNTLTALGQGSDLEFHRINYQIRAFDVIVPLSLPFGDIKEEMKRLFPGDTHGIGRFFQDMEQILSAMQFPGQESNRSLLEKAARTPARDYLHGLIKDRRLRRIAGSLGTREPYTGLPLLAAMWNLMTREGIWYPKGGMRSLCHRLAKAATTGSEKYGGFGEIRLGVEVKQIRVSNGRVSGVTLSDASQINAVAVVSNADYKTTFMGLMNPEVLPDEWCRAVRKAKQTNSIFQVCLGVNTSRVDLSAFSEASRLIFRRSDASSRQARQPDWLAKEVDPEAMAGQELEVSLWSREDPMLAPEGGAVIVIRTEAEYAHFARYRQGQGRRMPAYGGYKMRLGQALVREIANLLPGLPHAVLVMDVATPLTFEERGGRSEGAVAGWSWDYEDNSDYQPIELVRTPVHGLYMAGYQAYSALFMGGVPMAMASGHSAADAVLQGAGPVEEARFPWGRGRR; encoded by the coding sequence ATGTCCAAACAGTGGGATGGAATTATCGTCGGCGCCGGGGTTGGGGGGCTTTCGGTTGCAGCCAGGCTGGTAAAGGCCGGTCTGCGAGTTCTGGTCCTAGAGAAGAGTTTGCATCCCGGTGGCACTGCTTATGCGTACACCCGGAAGGGCTTTACTTTTCCAATGGGACCTCTCGGGTTCAGCACGCCAGGACTGGTTCGCAACACCCTCACTGCCTTGGGCCAGGGCAGTGACCTCGAGTTTCATCGTATCAACTACCAAATCAGGGCCTTTGATGTAATCGTACCACTTTCACTCCCCTTTGGCGACATAAAGGAAGAGATGAAAAGACTCTTTCCGGGTGATACGCACGGCATAGGGCGGTTTTTCCAGGACATGGAACAGATCCTTTCTGCTATGCAGTTTCCCGGCCAAGAAAGCAACCGCTCGCTCCTAGAGAAGGCGGCAAGGACTCCGGCGCGAGACTATCTCCATGGGTTGATCAAGGACCGAAGGTTGCGCAGGATCGCGGGAAGCCTTGGCACCAGGGAACCCTATACTGGCCTTCCGCTTCTTGCTGCCATGTGGAACCTTATGACAAGGGAAGGGATATGGTACCCAAAGGGAGGCATGCGGTCCTTGTGCCACAGGTTGGCCAAAGCAGCAACCACTGGATCGGAAAAGTATGGAGGTTTCGGCGAGATCAGGCTTGGTGTAGAGGTAAAGCAAATCAGGGTAAGTAACGGAAGGGTTTCCGGGGTAACCCTGTCAGACGCCTCACAGATTAATGCGGTCGCAGTTGTTTCTAACGCCGATTACAAGACAACCTTTATGGGTCTGATGAACCCGGAGGTTTTGCCGGATGAATGGTGTCGTGCTGTAAGAAAGGCCAAACAGACCAACTCCATTTTTCAGGTTTGCCTTGGCGTGAATACAAGCAGGGTTGATCTTTCAGCCTTTTCCGAGGCAAGCCGACTCATCTTCAGGAGAAGCGATGCCAGTTCGCGCCAGGCGCGGCAGCCCGACTGGCTTGCTAAAGAGGTAGACCCCGAAGCCATGGCCGGCCAGGAATTGGAAGTAAGCCTCTGGAGCAGGGAGGATCCAATGCTTGCGCCCGAAGGTGGAGCGGTGATCGTGATTCGTACGGAAGCCGAATATGCTCATTTTGCAAGATACCGGCAGGGGCAAGGCCGGAGAATGCCTGCCTACGGCGGGTACAAGATGCGACTCGGGCAAGCCCTGGTCCGGGAAATAGCGAATTTGCTTCCAGGTCTGCCGCACGCGGTCCTTGTCATGGATGTGGCCACACCGCTTACCTTTGAGGAACGGGGCGGGAGGAGTGAGGGGGCAGTTGCGGGGTGGTCGTGGGATTATGAGGACAACTCAGATTATCAGCCAATTGAGTTGGTACGAACACCTGTTCATGGGCTTTACATGGCCGGATACCAGGCATATTCAGCTCTTTTCATGGGCGGTGTTCCCATGGCCATGGCGAGCGGGCACAGCGCTGCAGATGCCGTGTTGCAAGGTGCCGGGCCTGTCGAAGAGGCAAGGTTCCCCTGGGGGCGGGGGCGCCGCTAG
- a CDS encoding protein kinase, whose product MKQIGKYEVCGLLGKGGMGTVYKVRMPVVGKVLALKLFRPHPNLVTLLGEEEARRRFVAEAITMAGLRHPNIVAIWDFHDSEDLTFFVMEYFCNNLGLIIGETYRVEEPSRIVSVDKAIDYTRQILVGLSRLHQAGIIHRDIKPYNILVTDQNTVKITDFGLSKLRGEDFGGPSNLMVGSPYYAAPEQEKDPNQVDARADLYPVGVMLYRMLTGELPIDSVKRLDQCNPDLDADWDNFILESISEDQNNPFAGAKEMLEALDHLQIAWERKKEKACRMPTTVLSKDAMPANYNGQAPRRESIKVRPGHAQRAFGIDARWRPIRYVNNDFQANVDGTVKDKVTGLTWQRAGSDYPVTWHEANGYIEELNNKPFAGRTDWRLPTMNELMSLLTEVPRARDLCIEPIFDQNVRWLWSSDRCSFVSAWYVSVDMGYISWQDFSCYYFVRAVS is encoded by the coding sequence ATGAAACAAATCGGCAAGTATGAAGTTTGTGGTCTCCTCGGTAAAGGCGGCATGGGTACGGTCTACAAAGTGCGTATGCCAGTCGTGGGCAAGGTTTTGGCGTTAAAGCTTTTTCGGCCCCACCCCAATCTGGTCACCCTTCTAGGTGAGGAGGAGGCCAGGAGGCGCTTTGTCGCGGAGGCCATTACGATGGCAGGGCTCAGACATCCTAACATTGTGGCCATATGGGATTTTCATGACTCCGAAGACCTCACCTTCTTTGTTATGGAATACTTTTGCAATAATCTGGGTCTCATTATCGGCGAGACTTACCGTGTGGAAGAGCCTTCTCGGATAGTGAGCGTTGACAAGGCTATTGACTATACCCGCCAAATCCTTGTAGGCCTGTCTCGTCTTCACCAGGCAGGGATCATTCATCGCGACATTAAGCCTTATAACATCCTGGTTACCGACCAGAACACAGTCAAGATTACTGATTTTGGTCTGTCCAAACTGCGGGGCGAGGACTTTGGTGGGCCCAGCAACCTGATGGTGGGCTCGCCTTATTACGCGGCACCCGAACAGGAAAAAGACCCAAATCAAGTGGATGCCCGTGCAGATCTTTACCCTGTGGGAGTAATGCTGTACCGCATGCTGACCGGGGAACTGCCTATTGATTCCGTCAAGAGGCTCGACCAGTGCAATCCGGACCTCGATGCAGATTGGGATAACTTCATCCTGGAGTCCATATCAGAGGATCAAAACAATCCCTTTGCCGGCGCCAAGGAGATGCTCGAGGCGCTTGACCATCTACAGATTGCCTGGGAAAGGAAAAAAGAGAAAGCCTGCCGGATGCCGACAACCGTTTTATCAAAAGATGCGATGCCCGCAAATTACAACGGACAAGCGCCCCGCAGGGAAAGCATCAAGGTAAGACCAGGCCATGCACAGAGGGCGTTCGGCATAGACGCCCGGTGGCGTCCGATCCGTTACGTCAACAATGATTTTCAGGCCAACGTGGACGGTACTGTAAAGGACAAAGTGACTGGACTGACCTGGCAGAGGGCCGGTTCGGATTATCCCGTCACTTGGCATGAGGCTAACGGCTACATTGAAGAGTTGAACAACAAGCCGTTTGCCGGCCGTACCGACTGGAGGTTGCCCACGATGAATGAACTCATGTCGCTACTGACCGAAGTTCCCCGAGCAAGAGATCTTTGTATTGAGCCCATATTCGACCAGAACGTGAGGTGGCTCTGGAGTTCAGATCGATGCTCATTTGTATCAGCCTGGTATGTCAGCGTGGATATGGGCTATATCTCCTGGCAGGATTTCAGTTGCTACTATTTCGTCAGGGCCGTTTCGTAG